A single genomic interval of Staphylococcus hyicus harbors:
- a CDS encoding acyltransferase family protein yields the protein MAHVIKRDAFFDNARALLIFLVVFGHLIQPYTDAHPAVNALYLTIYSFHMPAFLFISGYFSKNVGRVGYLEKVGKKLLGPYLIFFTFFSIYYFISGKNSSIDLDPFDPVFALWFLLTLFCFNVIIVIVKNYKWTYVLPIAILIAVLAGFSSNIDGYLSWSRTLVFFPIFYIGYILGENFSKIIRWKKLVPLSFFTLFTFFIVYYIHPIDSSWLLGSSPYANTSGWNVLLSPLKRLTLYLIIFTTLFAFLNLVPQQRQKWTYIGSRTMYVYLLHGLFIGIIRGHHLFPFIDHPLAGMIYNFILSIFIVWLWSTNVVAKWTNPFVHLQKPSQFKPYS from the coding sequence ATGGCACATGTGATTAAACGTGATGCATTTTTCGACAATGCACGTGCATTACTTATTTTTTTAGTTGTATTTGGACACTTAATACAACCGTATACCGATGCACATCCAGCAGTGAACGCATTGTACTTAACAATATATAGTTTTCATATGCCAGCTTTCCTTTTTATCTCTGGCTATTTTTCAAAAAATGTTGGTCGCGTAGGCTATCTTGAAAAAGTTGGTAAAAAGCTGTTAGGACCTTACCTTATTTTCTTTACCTTTTTCTCGATTTACTATTTTATCTCTGGTAAAAATAGTTCCATTGATTTGGATCCTTTTGACCCTGTTTTTGCATTATGGTTTTTATTAACTTTATTTTGTTTTAATGTAATTATTGTCATTGTTAAAAACTATAAATGGACCTATGTACTACCCATTGCCATTTTAATCGCTGTTTTGGCAGGATTTTCATCCAATATTGATGGTTACTTGAGTTGGTCGCGCACTTTAGTTTTCTTCCCAATTTTTTACATTGGTTACATTCTTGGGGAAAACTTTAGTAAAATCATTCGTTGGAAAAAACTCGTACCGCTCTCTTTTTTCACGCTCTTTACGTTTTTCATTGTATATTATATCCATCCAATCGATTCGTCATGGTTACTAGGAAGCTCTCCTTATGCTAATACATCAGGGTGGAATGTTTTATTAAGTCCTTTAAAACGGCTGACATTGTATCTTATCATTTTCACTACGCTGTTTGCATTTTTAAACCTTGTGCCTCAGCAACGGCAAAAATGGACTTATATAGGCTCTAGAACAATGTACGTTTATTTATTACACGGCTTATTTATTGGTATTATTCGAGGTCATCATTTGTTTCCTTTTATTGACCACCCATTGGCAGGTATGATTTACAATTTTATACTTTCCATTTTTATCGTTTGGTTATGGTCAACAAATGTTGTCGCAAAATGGACAAATCCATTTGTTCATCTTCAAAAACCATCACAATTTAAACCTTATTCATAA
- the menB gene encoding 1,4-dihydroxy-2-naphthoyl-CoA synthase: MERQWETLKEYKEIKYEYFEGIAKVTINRPEVHNAFTPNTVHEMIDAFTRARDDERIGVIILTGEGDKAFCSGGDQKVRGHGGYVGDDQIPRLNVLDLQRLIRVIPKPVIAMVKGYAIGGGNVLQVVCDLTIAADNAKFGQTGPKVGSFDAGYGSGYLARIVGHKKAREIWYLCRQYDAQQALDMGMANTVVPLDKIEDETVQWCKEILQHSPTALRFLKAAMNADTDGLAGLQQFAGDATLLYYTTDEAKEGRDAFKEKRSPDFDQFPKFP, encoded by the coding sequence ATGGAAAGACAATGGGAGACATTAAAAGAATATAAAGAAATTAAATATGAATATTTTGAAGGTATCGCGAAAGTGACGATTAATCGTCCAGAGGTACATAATGCTTTTACGCCAAATACAGTACATGAAATGATAGACGCCTTTACGCGTGCGCGAGATGATGAGCGTATTGGTGTGATTATTTTAACAGGTGAAGGAGATAAAGCATTCTGTTCTGGTGGCGACCAAAAAGTTCGTGGCCATGGTGGTTATGTAGGTGATGATCAAATTCCACGTTTAAATGTACTTGATTTACAACGTTTAATTCGTGTTATTCCTAAGCCTGTTATTGCGATGGTTAAAGGATATGCTATCGGTGGAGGAAATGTACTTCAAGTGGTATGTGATTTAACAATTGCTGCGGACAATGCGAAATTTGGGCAAACAGGTCCTAAAGTAGGGTCATTTGACGCAGGATATGGTTCAGGATATTTAGCACGTATTGTAGGTCATAAAAAAGCACGCGAAATTTGGTATTTATGTCGTCAATACGATGCCCAACAAGCTTTAGATATGGGAATGGCCAATACAGTCGTACCTTTAGATAAAATTGAAGATGAAACGGTACAGTGGTGTAAAGAAATTTTACAACATTCACCAACTGCGCTACGTTTCTTAAAAGCTGCGATGAACGCTGATACTGATGGATTAGCAGGTTTACAACAATTTGCTGGTGATGCGACATTACTATACTATACAACTGACGAAGCGAAAGAGGGTCGTGATGCGTTTAAAGAAAAACGCTCACCGGATTTTGATCAATTTCCAAAATTCCCTTAA
- a CDS encoding aminotransferase class I/II-fold pyridoxal phosphate-dependent enzyme produces MKLELNKQSQFLKAPSIRQFSNRISQLDDVINLTVGQPDFKMPSPVKKAYLDAITNNLTTYSHNKGLLETRQAISHYLKQRYHVTYDAESMIITNGASEALDTSLRCLLNPGDEVLLPGPVYAGYIPLIQTLGGQPVFMDTRETQFKVTPELIESHITPKTKVVLLNYPSNPTGMTLSYDEVKALVDCLKNHHVFIISDEIYAENTFNTHHTSFAQFDEIKAQLLLINGLSKSHAATGIRIGFLAGPQYIIDKLTFMHAYNCICANVPAQAATIAALTESMKAPQEMNATYIERRDYLIKALTDMGFVLDAIPQGAFYIFPKITRFTENDHDFCVDVLEKVGVAMVPGSSFTVYGKGYIRISYAYHIDALKEGMRRLKRYLETHYPHVSSPM; encoded by the coding sequence ATGAAACTTGAACTCAATAAACAATCTCAATTTTTAAAAGCACCGAGTATTCGGCAATTTTCAAATCGCATCAGTCAATTAGACGATGTTATTAATTTGACTGTTGGACAGCCTGATTTTAAAATGCCCTCACCTGTAAAAAAAGCGTATTTAGATGCGATTACAAATAATTTAACCACGTATTCTCATAACAAAGGATTACTTGAAACTCGCCAAGCTATCTCACACTATCTCAAACAACGGTATCATGTCACGTACGATGCTGAATCGATGATTATAACCAATGGTGCCTCAGAAGCATTAGATACAAGCTTAAGATGCCTTTTAAATCCCGGTGATGAAGTCCTTCTACCTGGACCAGTTTATGCTGGATACATTCCACTTATACAAACTTTAGGGGGACAACCTGTGTTTATGGATACGCGTGAAACTCAGTTTAAAGTAACACCAGAACTCATTGAATCACATATCACACCAAAAACAAAAGTAGTCCTTTTAAATTATCCTTCTAACCCCACAGGGATGACGCTTTCGTATGATGAAGTTAAAGCGCTAGTGGATTGTTTGAAAAATCACCATGTTTTCATCATTAGCGATGAAATTTATGCTGAAAATACGTTTAACACTCATCACACGTCATTTGCACAATTTGATGAAATTAAAGCGCAACTGTTACTCATTAACGGTCTTAGTAAATCACACGCTGCAACAGGCATTCGAATAGGATTTTTGGCGGGTCCACAATATATCATAGACAAACTTACATTTATGCATGCCTATAATTGTATATGCGCAAATGTACCAGCACAAGCCGCTACAATAGCCGCTCTAACAGAAAGTATGAAAGCACCCCAAGAAATGAATGCCACCTATATTGAACGGCGTGATTATTTAATAAAGGCATTAACCGATATGGGATTTGTATTAGATGCGATTCCTCAAGGTGCGTTTTACATTTTCCCTAAAATTACACGCTTCACAGAAAACGACCATGACTTTTGTGTCGATGTTCTTGAAAAAGTGGGTGTCGCCATGGTTCCTGGATCATCTTTTACGGTATACGGTAAAGGGTACATTCGTATTTCTTACGCCTATCATATCGATGCATTAAAAGAGGGCATGCGACGGCTTAAACGTTATTTAGAGACACACTACCCTCATGTCTCATCGCCTATGTAG